The DNA window AAGATACCCAGATCGATCAACTTCCTGATGGCTTTCCTGTGAACCCCTGATGGGTTAGTTGGACAAACATGGACACTACGGACAAGTCACGTCTAAGTTAGATGATCAATCAAGGTGTGCGAGTCTATGTTGATTATGGCAGGCAGATTTTAACGATTTCAAGAGGTCTTTTGCAATCACCCACTTTTTCTGACAGTTACTTAAATTTATGACAAATTTAAGAATAGCTTGAAGTTGTGGGTTAAGCTGCTTGTAGATTGATCATTAGCCGTGTTGATTAAGGTTTTCTGGAATTTAAAAGCGGCGTTAGCTGTTTCGGTGTTCCCGTTCGACTTGACAGCCCAACCAGATTAAGCTTAAATGCCCTCAAGTCCATACCGTTTGTCTACAACCGCATCCGTGGGTCTGAGGATGTTTGTAGCCCATGAGTCACGGAGAATGGGGCTTACAGATTAGAAATCATCAAGGATTGCATGAGTTGAATTGAATTTGTATTTCTAGTAACGGTCGGTGGACAAATGCAAACGGAAACCAAAAGGCAACGGGCATCAACGAATACGATTGTTCGGCGACAGGCGACACCGAAAGAACGAGAATTAATTCACCTGTTAGCAAATTTGGGCTGTTCTCAAGCTAAATATGGTTTGAAACACGCCACGAGTAAAGGGGTAATTAGTCCAGAAGAACGGTTGCGATTAGCGGAATGGCATTATCTTCGCTTACAACAAATTCGTCGTGTTGAACGCAGTTTAGATCCGGTTGCCACCCTCAAACGTGTCTATTTCAAAAGTAAATTAAGTCCCCGCAATTTAGAATCTTTGAAATTGTTGTGGGCTGAAGAAGAAAAAACTAGAGTCAAACGAGTTGATCCTGAATTGGATGATCTGCTTTGTGAGGCTTTGGATAAAGGGGATACCCTCAAGCAAATTTTTCGGATCATTGAAGTCAAAGAACGACAATTTGCTCGAACTCCTGAGCCGGGAAAAATACCCCTCTGGGTGCAAGAATGGGAAGATTCAAATTATGAAATTAACTTTTTTCCTCCCTCCTTCACTGATTGGGCACAAATCGTTGACGATTAATTAAAAAGGCAACTTGTCCTAGTGCTAATCCTCCATCATTTGGAGGAATTTTTTGTGACCAATACACCTGAAATTGTTCTTGACAAAGACGTTTAATAATGTGTTCAATTAAATATTGATTCTGAAAACATCCTCCACTTAAAGTTATGGTTTTTTCGCCTAACTTTTTCGCTATTTCTACAACCGCTTCTACTAAAGTATTATGAAATTTAGCCGATATTAAATTAATCGGTTTTTGGTTAATTTTATCCTGCAATATCCCTTGAATTATAGATTCCCAATTAAAATAATTCATATTCTCGCCTTTTTCTAAAGGTTGGGGAAGATCACACCATTCAAACGGATAATATTCATCGGTTTCTAAATCTTCAATGGCAAATTCTAACGCCATTGCCGCTTGTCCTTCAAAACTCACGGTTTGACAAATTCCTAATAAAGCAGCCACCCCATCAAAAAGTCTACCAACACTAGAAGTTAAGGGTGTATTTAATTTGCGGTTAAGCATAGTTTGAATAATCTTTAACTCTTGGGGTTTGAAGGATTTGATCAATTCCAAATTAAGCTCTTGATTAAATAGACTATTTCCAAATATTTCATATAACAATCCTAACGCAATCCTTCGAGGTTCATAAACCGCTTTATCTCCACCGGGAAGGGGAAAGGGACGAAAAGACGCAATGCGTTGAATTTGGGTTTTTGTGATTTGAAAAAACTCTCCCCCCCAAATAGTTCTATCGAGTCCATATCCTGTTCCATCCCAGGCTATTCCTAATAGGGGAGATTGTAAATTATGTTCAGCAATAACAGCAAAAACATGAGCGAGATGATGTTGAACTTGAATCATCGAAATAGGGGGATTTTGTTGAGATAACTTCTCTGCAAATTGAGTAGAATAATAATCAGGATGAGCATCACAAACTATTACATTGGGTTGAAAATCATAGATATTACTAAGGCTATTAATGACCTCTTGAAATGCGGCTAAGGCTTGGGGGTTTTCTAAGTCGCCAATATGTTGACTCAAGAAGGCTTTTTGATTAAATGCGATCGCAATTGTATTCTTTAAATGTCCGCCTAAAGCTAAAACTTTTGGGGGAGTTTCTATTGACAAATCAGAATCTTGTGCTAAACTAAAGTTAGTTTGATAAAATGGGGATCTGTCTGCGCCTATAGGATCTGGGATAGGAACAGGTAACGGTGCGTAACCTCTGGCGCGACGCAGCACCATTTCTTCACCTGCAATTACCCTGACAACAGAATCATCAATGGGTCTAACAATCGGGCGGTTATGAACTAAGAAGAAATCCGCGATTTGATTCAACCGAGTGACCGCTTCTGCTTCGTCAATACAAATCGGTTCACTGGCAAAATTGCCACTGGTTGCCACAATGGGGAAGTTTAATTCAGCTAATAATAAATGATGTAAGGGTGTGTAGGGTAAGATTACACCTAAATAGGGATTTCCGGGTGCGACAGACTTTAATAGATAGGAAATTCGACGTAATAAAACAATCGGAGAAGCCGGAGAAGATAATAATTTTGCTTCTAATTCAGAAACAAAACAATCTGGTTTAATTTGTTCTAAATTGGGATACATCACCGCAAAAGGTTTAGCAGGTCGGCGTTTACGAGTGCGTAAATTCTGGACTGCGGTTTCATTTCTAGCATCCACAATTAAATGAAATCCTCCTAACCCTTTTAATGCTAATATTTGACCTGAACGAATAATATCGGCTGCTTGTTTTAACGCTTCCTGAAAACCAGCAATTTTATTCCCGTTTTTATCCCATAATTCTAAGTGTGGCCCACAAACAGGACAAGCATTCGGTTGAGCATGAAACCGACGATTTAAAGGATTATCATATTCCTTCTGACAATCAGAACACATTGTAAATGTTGCCATTGTGGTGTGATTTCGATCATAAGGTAACGCTTGAATAATCGAATAACGGGGGCCACAATTCGTGCAATTAGTAAAGGGATATTGATAACGGCGATTTTCAGGATCTAAAATATCTTGTAAACACTCAGAACAGGTGGATAAATCCGGTAAAACAATAGCAGATTTTTGAGTATGAGTTGTAGATTCAGAAACGTGAATTTCAAATTTAGAATAACCGACAATTGGCAACCAAACCGCGTTTAAACTTTGGATTTCAGATTGAGGAGGTTTTTCCTGTAAAATACGAGCTTGAAACTGTTCTAAATTTTCCCGCAAACCTTCAACTTGAATACAGACACCCTGAACGGAATTATTAACCCATCCGGTTAAGTTTAACTCCGTTGCGAGACGATAAATAAACGGACGAAAGCCAACGCCTTGGACTATTCCTTGAAGGGTCAGTTGTAGACGATATTGTTGAGAATTGAGATCAAAAGAACCTTGTATCATAGATCAGACTTAGAACAATTTTATTATAGCGATATTGGCAAGCGATCGCACAAATTCTATTAATTTAGGGTGAAATTATAGAAAAATTAATCTCAGTTTGTAGACAAACCCCTCCTCATCGGTAGAAAATCATGGTATGAAAGTTAAAACATAATTGTCATCTATCAAACCCGAAAGGGTAGAATCATTAGAAAAAATGCTAGAACCAAACTCCAAAGAACGCTTTGACTCGAAAAAAGCCTTTCCTGGGTTGAAATCAGAATCTTCAACCCCTAAACCGAGAAAAGCCGTTGTTAATATGATTTTGGCAAGTGTAGCGGTTTTGAGTACATTAATAGCAATTTGGGTTTGGGTCGAAAATAGTCGCCTCAGTCAACGTTTGAAGACAGAATCTTCTAATTTAACAACATCATCGGCAAAAAAACAACCCCAAAATCCCCAAGAAACTTTGTTAAAAACAAAGAAATGTCCTGAATGTAATTTAAGTCGAGCTAACTTAAAAAAAGCTTCTTTAAGAGGAGCATATTTGTGGAAAGCTAATTTAGAAAATGCCGACTTGAATGATGCTAATTTAGAACTAGCTGATTTACGCGGGGCGAACTTAGCCGGGGCAGATTTACGCGAGAGTCAACTGGCGAGTGCTAATTTAGGATATACTAATTTAGTAGGAGCAAAACTGAATAATGCTGATTTTCAACAGGCGAATTTATGGCAAGCTAATTTAAAAAATGCGAACCTCAATTATGCCACATTCAGACAAGCTGATTTACGCAAAGCTAATTTAGAATCTGCTAATTTAGAATCCGCTAATTTCTTGACGGCTAATTTAACGTCAGCCAACCTGAAACAAGCTAAATTAAAAAATGCTAATCTCAATGGTGCTATTTTAGAAGGTGCTAATTTAAACAAAGCTAACTTACAAAATGCGGTTTTAACGGAAGCTAATTTAACTCAAGCTAATTTAGGAAATGCTATTTTAAATCAAGCTAATTTAAAAGATGCGAACTTATACGAAGCGGTGTTATGGGTAGCGCAATTAGAGAAAGTGAATTTAGAAAATGCAAACTTAGAAAAAGCCAAGTTAGGCTATGCTAAACTTAATCAAGCCAACTTGAATAACGCTCAATTCATTGATGCGGTATTAGAAGGAGCAAGTTTAGAAGATGCAGAGTTAAAAAAAGCGAATTTAAAAGGGGCAAAATTAGAACGTGCTAATTTATTAGGAGCGTATTTAGAACGAGCTAATCTTCAAGAAGCTAATTTAGCTGGAGCAGATTTACGAGGAGCAAATTTAAGTAAAGCAAACCTCAAAAATGCCTATTTACAAGGGGCGAATTTACGGGGTGCAAACTTAAAAGGGGCAGATTTAAAAGGGGCAAATTTACGAGATACTCAGTTAAAAGGGGCAACAATGCCGAATGGAAGAATTTATGTTGATGAAGAAGAAAATTAATAAAAAATGAGTTAAATTAGGAGGAAGTCGCTTTTAAGCCAATTAAAGAAATCACTAACAAACTTATAAAAAATAATCGTCCCACACTAAGGGGATCTTTAAAAATAATCACTCCTATAATTACTGTTCCTAATGCTCCAATTCCTGTCCAAACTGCATAAGCTGTTCCTAAAGGAATGGTTTTCATTGCTTGACTGAGAAACCAAACACTTAACGCCCCAAAGCCAATAAAGGCTAGAATTGCATAGGGTTTTGTGAGTCCTTCTGAAAGTTTCAGAAAACTAGAAAATCCTAATTCAAATAATCCGGCTAAAATTAAATAAATCCAACCCATTTTTTTGATATTATCCTACAATTGTAGGGTGGGCTATGCCCACCTAATTAATTTATCCCAGATAATACTTCCAACAATAAGTAGAGTATAACTCTCTTATTTTACCGTTAACTTGGGGCTGGTTTCTTTAACTTGTTGCTCTAAAAATTGATACCATTGATTCATCCCTTGACCTGTTTTAGCAGACACTTCAAAAATTTGAGCTTGGGGAACCATTTTTTTGATATTATTTAAAGCTAATTCTCGGTCAAAACCGACGGCCTCCGCAATATCCATTTTATTAATAATTACAACATCAGCCGTTTTAAATAAGGTTGGATATTTTAACGGTTTGTCTTCTCCTTCGGTGACAGACAGTAACGCAATTCGTTTATTTTCCCCTAAATCGTAGGCGGCGGGACAAACTAAATTACCGACATTTTCAATAATTAATAATTTTACCTGATCTAAGTTAATTTCAGGCAGGGCTTTAGCGACCATATCGGCTTCTAAATGACAAACGGTTCCGGTGGTAATTTGAACCACTTGCGCCCCTGAGCGTCTTAAGCGTTGAGCATCATTATCTGTCGCTAAATCTCCGACAATAACCGCCCCAGGAAGACGAGAATTAATATCAGTTAAGGTACGTTCAATAAAGGCGGTTTTCCCTGAACCAGGGGAGGATAAAACGTTTAAAACAAACAGTCCTTTCCCCCAAAAAAAGCCTCGATTTCGTTCGGCTAATCGTTCATTTTTCGATAAAATAGCTTCATGAACCGTTAAGGTTTGATGAGAATGTTCATGATCAAGATGTTCATGATTATGCTCATGGGTGTGGGGATGTTCATGATCATGATTATGGATTTCAATCATTCCAGGGGTGACAGCACAGCCGCAATTTGTACACATATTAAGAAACCTCTAAAGATGTTAATTCTAATTCTTTACCCTGAAGAATATCAAGGCTATATTGATGACAATGGGGACATTCATAAATAAAGTCATCGGGTTGAAATTCTACGTTACAATCATGACAATAAC is part of the Planktothrix serta PCC 8927 genome and encodes:
- a CDS encoding pentapeptide repeat-containing protein, which translates into the protein MLEPNSKERFDSKKAFPGLKSESSTPKPRKAVVNMILASVAVLSTLIAIWVWVENSRLSQRLKTESSNLTTSSAKKQPQNPQETLLKTKKCPECNLSRANLKKASLRGAYLWKANLENADLNDANLELADLRGANLAGADLRESQLASANLGYTNLVGAKLNNADFQQANLWQANLKNANLNYATFRQADLRKANLESANLESANFLTANLTSANLKQAKLKNANLNGAILEGANLNKANLQNAVLTEANLTQANLGNAILNQANLKDANLYEAVLWVAQLEKVNLENANLEKAKLGYAKLNQANLNNAQFIDAVLEGASLEDAELKKANLKGAKLERANLLGAYLERANLQEANLAGADLRGANLSKANLKNAYLQGANLRGANLKGADLKGANLRDTQLKGATMPNGRIYVDEEEN
- a CDS encoding DMT family transporter, which encodes MGWIYLILAGLFELGFSSFLKLSEGLTKPYAILAFIGFGALSVWFLSQAMKTIPLGTAYAVWTGIGALGTVIIGVIIFKDPLSVGRLFFISLLVISLIGLKATSS
- the hypF gene encoding carbamoyltransferase HypF — its product is MIQGSFDLNSQQYRLQLTLQGIVQGVGFRPFIYRLATELNLTGWVNNSVQGVCIQVEGLRENLEQFQARILQEKPPQSEIQSLNAVWLPIVGYSKFEIHVSESTTHTQKSAIVLPDLSTCSECLQDILDPENRRYQYPFTNCTNCGPRYSIIQALPYDRNHTTMATFTMCSDCQKEYDNPLNRRFHAQPNACPVCGPHLELWDKNGNKIAGFQEALKQAADIIRSGQILALKGLGGFHLIVDARNETAVQNLRTRKRRPAKPFAVMYPNLEQIKPDCFVSELEAKLLSSPASPIVLLRRISYLLKSVAPGNPYLGVILPYTPLHHLLLAELNFPIVATSGNFASEPICIDEAEAVTRLNQIADFFLVHNRPIVRPIDDSVVRVIAGEEMVLRRARGYAPLPVPIPDPIGADRSPFYQTNFSLAQDSDLSIETPPKVLALGGHLKNTIAIAFNQKAFLSQHIGDLENPQALAAFQEVINSLSNIYDFQPNVIVCDAHPDYYSTQFAEKLSQQNPPISMIQVQHHLAHVFAVIAEHNLQSPLLGIAWDGTGYGLDRTIWGGEFFQITKTQIQRIASFRPFPLPGGDKAVYEPRRIALGLLYEIFGNSLFNQELNLELIKSFKPQELKIIQTMLNRKLNTPLTSSVGRLFDGVAALLGICQTVSFEGQAAMALEFAIEDLETDEYYPFEWCDLPQPLEKGENMNYFNWESIIQGILQDKINQKPINLISAKFHNTLVEAVVEIAKKLGEKTITLSGGCFQNQYLIEHIIKRLCQEQFQVYWSQKIPPNDGGLALGQVAFLINRQRFVPNQ
- the hypB gene encoding hydrogenase nickel incorporation protein HypB, encoding MCTNCGCAVTPGMIEIHNHDHEHPHTHEHNHEHLDHEHSHQTLTVHEAILSKNERLAERNRGFFWGKGLFVLNVLSSPGSGKTAFIERTLTDINSRLPGAVIVGDLATDNDAQRLRRSGAQVVQITTGTVCHLEADMVAKALPEINLDQVKLLIIENVGNLVCPAAYDLGENKRIALLSVTEGEDKPLKYPTLFKTADVVIINKMDIAEAVGFDRELALNNIKKMVPQAQIFEVSAKTGQGMNQWYQFLEQQVKETSPKLTVK